In Chitinophaga varians, the following are encoded in one genomic region:
- the treZ gene encoding malto-oligosyltrehalose trehalohydrolase → MMTRYQQGALLKENGECVFCVWAPFRKSVTLLLLGGEEVAYPLLPEDNGYWRVTVQDVSDGMHYYYLLDEHLQRPDPASRRQESTVHRASCVTNPVSFIFTDEDWKGLPPEDLIIYEIHIGAFTPEGTFQAARERLPALEALGITAIELMPVCQFSGDRNWGYDGVYPFALHNRYGTTDDFKALVNTAHHLGMAVILDMVYCRSGAEGNYQPDYGPYFTEKYSTPWGAGINFDDAWCDPVRDFYVQNALMWLDEFHIDGLRLDTLHTCQDNSAQHFTWQLSAAVEDLERQTGRRKLLIASTDLNDPRYTNPVAAGGYGLTAQWADEFHHALHSLLTGETQGYYEDFGQLAHLAYAFTNAFVYTGQYSPFRKRKFGRQLTDSDTRHFVVFSQNHEQTGNRMLGERLSTLVSFEALKLAASAVILSPFIPLLLMGEEYGEKSPFLFFTSYGDPDLVEAMKKNRSRWFSAFFNTSKSIPDPQLEDTFLRSRLQWDTTTAANAAMLACYRFLIAFRKHRPAMRAVSKDALQIYPAGELPLLVMKRTSGQDTVLILLNFDKAVQTYHHMAPTPLKKIFDSAHEMWNGPGVKAADEVLENEPVLLQPLSAVVYEMAHHEE, encoded by the coding sequence ATGATGACACGCTATCAACAAGGAGCATTGCTGAAAGAAAACGGAGAATGTGTTTTCTGTGTATGGGCGCCGTTCAGGAAGAGTGTTACGCTGCTCCTGCTGGGCGGAGAAGAAGTGGCTTATCCGCTCCTCCCGGAAGACAACGGCTACTGGCGTGTTACGGTACAAGACGTCTCGGACGGCATGCACTACTATTACCTGCTGGATGAGCACCTGCAACGGCCGGACCCTGCTTCCAGACGGCAGGAGAGTACGGTACACCGCGCTTCCTGCGTGACAAATCCCGTCAGCTTTATCTTCACCGATGAAGACTGGAAAGGCCTCCCGCCGGAAGACCTCATTATTTACGAAATACACATAGGCGCTTTTACGCCCGAAGGCACATTTCAGGCAGCCCGTGAACGGCTGCCTGCCCTCGAAGCCCTGGGCATCACAGCCATAGAGCTGATGCCGGTATGCCAGTTCTCCGGCGACCGCAACTGGGGGTATGACGGCGTTTACCCGTTTGCGTTACACAACCGCTACGGTACCACCGATGATTTTAAGGCGCTGGTCAACACCGCCCACCATCTCGGAATGGCCGTTATCCTGGACATGGTCTACTGCCGCTCCGGCGCTGAAGGAAACTATCAGCCCGACTATGGCCCTTATTTTACCGAGAAATATTCCACGCCCTGGGGCGCCGGCATCAATTTTGACGATGCCTGGTGTGATCCGGTGCGTGACTTTTACGTCCAGAACGCGCTGATGTGGCTGGATGAATTTCATATCGACGGGCTGCGGCTGGACACGCTGCATACCTGTCAGGATAACAGCGCACAGCACTTTACCTGGCAATTGTCAGCAGCAGTGGAGGACCTGGAGCGGCAGACCGGCAGACGAAAACTGCTCATCGCGTCCACCGATCTGAACGATCCCCGTTACACCAACCCCGTAGCGGCAGGTGGATACGGCCTTACTGCACAATGGGCCGATGAGTTCCACCATGCCCTGCATAGCCTGCTGACCGGTGAAACACAGGGGTACTATGAAGATTTTGGGCAACTGGCCCATCTGGCATATGCCTTTACCAATGCTTTTGTGTATACCGGGCAGTATTCCCCGTTCCGTAAACGAAAATTTGGCCGCCAGCTGACAGACAGCGACACCCGGCATTTTGTGGTCTTCTCCCAAAACCATGAACAAACAGGCAACCGGATGCTGGGAGAACGGCTTAGCACACTGGTGTCTTTTGAAGCCCTGAAACTGGCAGCCTCTGCAGTGATTTTATCCCCCTTTATCCCTTTGTTGCTGATGGGAGAAGAATACGGGGAGAAATCCCCTTTTTTGTTTTTTACGTCTTATGGAGACCCCGATCTGGTGGAAGCTATGAAAAAGAACCGTAGCCGTTGGTTCTCTGCTTTTTTTAATACGAGCAAGTCTATACCAGACCCCCAATTGGAAGATACCTTCCTGCGCAGCCGGCTGCAGTGGGACACTACAACAGCTGCTAACGCTGCCATGCTGGCCTGTTACCGTTTCCTGATCGCTTTCAGAAAACATCGCCCCGCCATGCGTGCCGTCTCCAAAGATGCGCTGCAGATATATCCTGCCGGCGAGCTGCCTTTACTGGTCATGAAACGAACCAGCGGACAGGATACGGTGTTGATACTATTGAATTTTGATAAGGCAGTGCAAACTTATCATCATATGGCCCCAACACCGCTAAAGAAAATATTTGATTCCGCCCATGAAATGTGGAACGGTCCAGGTGTGAAAGCCGCTGATGAAGTATTGGAGAATGAACCGGTTTTGCTGCAGCCCCTCTCGGCTGTTGTCTATGAAATGGCGCATCATGAGGAATGA
- a CDS encoding two-component system response regulator produces MKQKMSCFVIDDIRDNRNQFFLALDLLQVTQACICFDNAADALSYATRQPGKPDYIFLHTRRLAVDGARQLEEILQSPLLKDVPVIFYAPSFDPEDMTRMKFIGAADWMVKPSNLHALRDGLKLIFETVSTKQPALSQPVMGALLPAVLV; encoded by the coding sequence ATGAAACAGAAGATGTCCTGCTTTGTGATTGATGACATTCGTGACAACAGAAACCAGTTTTTTCTTGCACTCGATCTGTTACAGGTAACCCAAGCCTGTATTTGCTTTGATAACGCCGCCGATGCGTTGTCCTATGCCACCCGGCAGCCGGGGAAACCCGATTATATTTTCCTGCACACCCGCAGGCTGGCTGTTGATGGTGCCCGTCAACTGGAAGAAATACTGCAGTCGCCGCTGTTAAAGGATGTTCCTGTTATTTTTTATGCCCCGTCTTTTGATCCGGAAGATATGACCCGGATGAAATTTATAGGCGCTGCTGACTGGATGGTCAAACCCTCCAATCTGCACGCTTTGCGTGACGGACTAAAGCTGATATTTGAGACCGTCAGCACCAAACAACCCGCGCTGTCTCAGCCGGTTATGGGGGCGCTACTCCCTGCGGTATTGGTGTAG